The region agtgagggagagtgtggtgagagagcgggggctgggctgagagctggaagtggaactgggagtggccggagtgaactgagagagagtgacaggcaggtgaacagagtgacagggagtatggagctactgacagtattgaggaagaactgtgacaatgAAGCCAGATTTACTTAAATTTAAAGGTTGAAAGTCACACTTACACTTGTCTAATGATATGACAAACTTGAAACAACAGTGTTATTATAACACTCGAATTTCTCCCATGgagatcaataaaggaatataataataatttttcatCCTAGAGTTAAGAATTACTTTGGAGGAGGCGAGGAAACAACAAGAAAACTTACAGAAACACCTGGAGGAGGCAGAGTATGCACAGGCACAACTGAGTAAGTATGacttacaaaaaaagacatgctttaaaagtgtgttttctgacatctttctattttaaatgttgtgttatcTCAACAAATGACACCTGAATAGAGCATGAATACATCACCTCCAATAGCCAAAGTCtaaacatttccttttctttgaccAGTCATAAAAATCATCAGCATAATGAAAGAGGTGAGAGAGCTGGACGTCGATAAGCAACACCAGACAACATCGACAAGTCAAACCACCAGTGAGTCCTCCTCTAATACTACCACTGTTAGTAGTCAGCATCTGATAACTGACAAAAACAGATCCTGTTTGATGACTTACACTCACACTTACACTCAAATCTCCTGcgtttcattgttttaaatcagcTCTTCAGACTCTGCTTCAGGTCAAAGAAAGGGAATTAGCCAAAGCTCAGGCTGTAATAAATGGTGAGTTAGTTTAAAACTGCTCCGGATACTTTAAAGAACTTTTCAGTTGAGTGTTTCGATGATCTGACATCTTTTGtaacacagagctgcagaagaAACTGTGGATAAAGAGTAAACAATGCTTTGGTCTGGAGGAAAGATATGAGGGTAAGTTGTAAATATGACTTCAGCTAAAGGCTGCTATGATTCATGTTTTAGTGTCAGTTCTGGTTCGGTTTacgtgtttgtatttctttcagaGGTAAAGACCGAATTTGAACAGAAGATTGCAGAGCTGAACAGAACCGGAGACTCCAAAGCAGCACTCAGTGAGTGACGTTACAGAGATAGTGCATTATTCAAATCTGTCAGTTTAACATGAGAGCAGGGGCAGAGCCAGAAGTTATGAACATTCTAGGATCAGCCCAAACCTAGGGGGTTCAGGAGATAAAAAATCGCTACGTAATTCTGTATGTCACATGATAAAATATCATTCTGTAGAGCCTATGTCctattttgtgtgtattgtcTTGAAACCCTTTTGTATTATACAATGCTGGAGTTCACAGAATGAATGTTGAGCTGACAAATCTGTTCCATTTGAATCGTTGGCATAATAATCCGGGCGGCTCTAATGCTAATCAAGAATCCCCAACAAGTAAATGTGCTCTTAAATACTCTGAGTTGAATATTAGGTCTCAGAGGAACAGTTACTCAATTATATTAGGGAATAGTTATAGTAGACTAAAGAACCCCATTACAATGTTAGATGGCAATCATTTTCCCCCGTAATATAACTTTTGCTCCATTCATTTGCCGGTCCAGTCAGAGAGACGCCCCCCCCCACACGCCCCCTCTGCTCCCCTCAGTTTCTCATCTGATTGTATCAAAAACTGTGTAGTGATGTCTGCTCTGTCTTTCTGAGTCAGTTCTGAACGTGATAAACCTGCATGAGGATCTGAAGACTCTGAGGGACCTGATCTCCACCACAGAAGACCCAGACAGGATTTCAGGTGAACGTTTTCACGCAGCAAATGTGTATCTGTCTTGAAATATTTAATCTGGTTCAAACCAATTCCGAATTTTCTATTGGTTTCACAAAACGTAGCCAttgaacccttttttttttctttcctttaattTCTCACTGACTCTCTCTGCTTACAGAGCTGAAGAGGCAACTGGAGGAGAAGCAAGAGGAGCTGATGTCCAAGTCGGCACACATAGAGAGACTGATTGCCCATCCAACAACAAGTGAGCTCGACATATGTCCTCAAACATTCAGCTGCTGCCAAACATTTCTTTAGATTTGTGGAATGCTGGAACAGTAGACCAaacttgcacaaaaaaaataaataattgatgacAGCATTGTTTAGCATCCAAGACTTATGACAAGGTTTAAATAGAGATTAAAGAACGCATAGAGCAAGTCAACATGACTGTCAACATAAAGGTTCAATGTGATTAATAATTCTACAGATTGATATCTACAGAATGAAACATCATCAAATCAGAGGACCTTTAAGTTCGTTTTTTTGATGGTGAAAAAAATTGAGATGAGTCAGTAGTTTCTGTTAACAGATTCAATCAAACTCActgcgtgtttgtttgtttcagttttaacaATCATCGAGCTGCAGAATGAGATCTGGGACCTTGAGAAAAAGGTGGCAAATGAGACCACTGGTGGCCGTATAGAAGGTTGGTCCTATTTAAAATTCTAGTTTGATAATTCATAGAGACATTATTTGACAGACAGGTCAGAAATGACGAAATATGATGGACATTAAATACTATTTACTGTCTCCTAGAGTTGCAAAACAGGGTGGATGGTCTGTTAACGGAAATAGAAGACAGAGACGACGACAACACAAAACTGAGTGGGTTTGATATGATTCCTAGAAATTCCACACAGTGTTTTTGGAGTATGTTTTGAAGTAAACCACATTTTTGGCCTCTCTGTTGTTCAGTTCTTATAATCATGACGCTGCAGAGTCAGGTGGAGCGGCTAAAGAGACAGTTGTCAGACCATCAGATGTTCCAAACCCCCCTGGTAGCACGTAAGTAACTCTAATGATTGTTTACTAATCCCCAAGCTCGCAAATCATGAGCAGCTGTCAAGGTTGTCTGAAATATTGTTATCCTGGTTCCTGATCTTCTGCATGTAactaatacatttgttttaacatcTTAAAATTTGCCCCAGAGCTCACAACCAAGAAGGATGAGCTGCAGGAATACGTCAAAGAGCTGAATGAGAAGAATCAGAAAAACAGCAAGTTGAGTAAGCAGAATAGGGAATATGGTGTCTACTTCATAACTGTGTAAATAGTCTGAAACATATTTCTTGACAatatcatttctgtgtttttcagttctTACAGTCGCTGCTCTGCACAACCAACTCAGAAACCTTGAAATAGAGAAGCACAATGGCAACGCCAAAACAGCAATGACTGACTTAACAATCAGTCCTTCAGATTCTGCTTCAAgccaaagaaaaggaaaatgctATTGCTCAGGCTGAATTGAGAGGTGAGTTGATTGTACTCAGTAATACTCTAAAGGGAGGGCTTTTCTGACcctgttttgctctttttacaCAACAGATATGGAGAGGAAACTGCAGTTAAGGTGTGAAGAGTGTTCTGGATTTGAGGAAAGATATGAGGGTAAGTTGTAAATATGACATCAGCTAAAGGCTccaataattcatgttttagtGTCAGTTATGGTTCGGTTtacgtgtttgtgtttctttcagaGGTAAAGACTGAATTGGAACAGAAGATTGCAGAGCTGAACAGAACCGGAGACTCCAAAGCAGCACTCAGTGAGTGCTGTTCCACTGCAGCATTGCCTTTATAGCTACAGCGCAATGTTCAAATATAGCAGAGAGCCCTTTTACATGAGAACTGTATCCTGCTCAGTTTGTTTAAGAAGCATAAACTGTGTAGTGATGTCTGCTCTGTCTTTCTGAGTCAGTTCTGAACGTGATAAACCTGCATGAGGATCTGAAGACTCTGAGGGATCAGATCTCCACCACAGAAGATCCAGACAGATTGTCAGGTGAACGTTTCACACTGCAAATGTGTATCTgtcttaattaaatatttaatctggCATTTAGAAGAAGACCAAATGACGTTTAGATTAAATGTTTCTGCCTCTCATAAATCTGTCtgctcacagagctgcagaggcaACTGGTGAAGAAGCAAGACGAACTGAACTCCAGGACTGTAGCGATAGAGAGACTGATTCCCAACCCCCAAATAAGTGAGCTCATTGATTTGATACACTGTGGTTGTCCTCGTCACTGTTTATGTACTAATCATCTCTACGGGTGTAACTTAATACCTGTTGTCAAATTTGTGAGCACCATAAAAACCTGTACTGTAAACAGGGATTTTACAtgccatatatattttttgtgatactgttgctatggtaaccttTTAGATTAAGGTTTGGAAAATGGAAGTTTT is a window of Anoplopoma fimbria isolate UVic2021 breed Golden Eagle Sablefish chromosome 3, Afim_UVic_2022, whole genome shotgun sequence DNA encoding:
- the LOC129089373 gene encoding putative leucine-rich repeat-containing protein DDB_G0290503; translation: MKEVRELDVDKQHQTTSTSQTTTLQTLLQVKERELAKAQAVINELQKKLWIKSKQCFGLEERYEEVKTEFEQKIAELNRTGDSKAALILNVINLHEDLKTLRDLISTTEDPDRISELKRQLEEKQEELMSKSAHIERLIAHPTTILTIIELQNEIWDLEKKVANETTGGRIEELQNRVDGLLTEIEDRDDDNTKLILIIMTLQSQVERLKRQLSDHQMFQTPLVAQLTNDLTTKKNELQEYINELNEKNQANAQLNLQRQLEQSQEDAVLLQQQLDEKDATINS